The Thermoplasma acidophilum DSM 1728 genome includes a window with the following:
- the sucC gene encoding ADP-forming succinate--CoA ligase subunit beta: protein MNLYEYMGKDIFRQYGIPVPNGYVVSSVDEVRKLTNPVAVKSQILLGGRGKAGGIKFAKTDQELKDAVKALLGAKVRNLTVTKVLIEDMLNIKHEYYVSITLNRSARAPTVIASAMGGVEIETVPDEKIFKRIIDPSLGYSDFIGREASTFMGLSPDLSKQFLDLLKKLYNVYKGEDAELVEINPLVETNDGKLIAADAKVVIDSDAMFRHREFNIQDPEKTPLELKAEGKGYAFVELDGDIGVIANGAGLTMATLDALLLHKGKPRNFLDLGGTDNVDIVVNAFDLVLEAKPKAILVNIFGGVTKCDTVAQGIVDAKKKFDIKIPIVVRLSGIHEEEGRQILKENGIEAFSEMMPAIERVTKVF, encoded by the coding sequence TTGAATCTTTATGAATACATGGGGAAGGACATCTTCCGTCAGTACGGAATACCTGTACCCAACGGATATGTTGTTTCAAGCGTAGATGAGGTCAGAAAACTTACAAACCCTGTGGCTGTGAAATCGCAGATTCTCCTAGGAGGCAGGGGAAAGGCAGGAGGCATAAAGTTCGCTAAGACGGATCAAGAGCTCAAAGACGCTGTGAAAGCACTTCTGGGAGCAAAGGTAAGGAATCTGACCGTGACCAAGGTGCTCATAGAAGATATGCTGAACATAAAGCATGAATATTACGTGAGCATAACGCTAAACAGATCAGCAAGAGCACCAACTGTAATCGCAAGTGCCATGGGTGGTGTTGAGATTGAAACGGTTCCGGATGAGAAAATATTCAAGAGGATAATCGATCCATCGCTTGGATATTCGGACTTCATAGGAAGAGAAGCGTCCACTTTTATGGGGCTGAGCCCGGATCTGTCAAAGCAGTTTCTGGATCTTCTGAAGAAGCTGTACAATGTCTACAAAGGCGAGGACGCCGAGCTTGTTGAGATTAACCCGCTGGTGGAGACGAACGATGGCAAGCTCATAGCTGCAGATGCCAAGGTTGTGATAGACTCCGATGCAATGTTCAGGCACAGGGAATTCAACATACAGGATCCGGAAAAAACACCTCTGGAACTGAAGGCCGAGGGCAAGGGCTATGCCTTTGTGGAGCTTGACGGGGACATTGGTGTGATAGCAAATGGTGCTGGGCTCACCATGGCCACACTGGATGCGCTTCTGCTGCATAAGGGCAAGCCGAGGAACTTTCTGGATCTTGGCGGAACAGATAACGTTGACATAGTTGTGAATGCGTTCGATCTTGTGCTTGAAGCCAAGCCAAAGGCCATACTGGTCAATATATTTGGAGGAGTCACGAAATGCGATACCGTGGCTCAGGGCATAGTCGATGCGAAGAAGAAGTTCGACATAAAGATACCAATAGTAGTAAGGTTGAGCGGGATCCATGAGGAGGAAGGCAGGCAGATCCTGAAGGAGAACGGGATTGAGGCGTTTTCCGAGATGATGCCAGCCATTGAAAGGGTCACGAAGGTGTTCTAA
- a CDS encoding MFS transporter, with protein sequence MKDSTRIVSSSMAFSMAWLTISFAFPLLGVRYSLNYTEIGIIGMVSNLSFGIASASYLKAGSSVIRISLRMIPFLSAMATLLFLFSTKSTFAYVIGIVSIVQAFFWISMEIYLGYASGTGNAEKYTASWGFPMAFAPILAGAMIQYLGFRPLFIVGIVFFALAGFLAPNPKEYLAKDHGEKPSVIMILPLVFSGIAIGFFFYVIVPYLKLHGYSYVDIAVIETLFAGIQALVFFLLNFVRRIRVTIYALITAIMSASPLILLVSLSIYLIIPFVIVIAVASAIGFSKILSYISATTSPNTGVFYYETFYAIGFAIGSSVGGSLFELNHSISYLIFIMPFVYSFILVPRMKHKVPDLAC encoded by the coding sequence TTGAAGGATTCAACGAGAATAGTATCATCGAGCATGGCCTTTTCGATGGCATGGCTAACGATAAGCTTTGCATTTCCGCTGCTTGGCGTGAGGTATTCTCTCAATTACACCGAGATAGGAATAATAGGCATGGTTTCCAACCTTTCATTTGGAATAGCATCCGCTTCATATCTGAAGGCCGGATCATCTGTGATACGAATATCGCTTAGAATGATACCATTCCTGAGCGCAATGGCAACGCTGCTCTTCTTGTTTTCTACTAAAAGCACGTTCGCCTACGTGATAGGCATAGTCTCGATAGTTCAGGCGTTCTTCTGGATCTCCATGGAAATATACCTGGGGTACGCTTCAGGCACTGGAAATGCAGAGAAGTACACGGCATCATGGGGGTTTCCAATGGCCTTTGCACCTATACTTGCCGGAGCAATGATACAGTACCTTGGATTCAGGCCCCTTTTCATAGTTGGCATCGTATTCTTTGCTTTGGCAGGCTTTCTGGCTCCCAACCCGAAAGAATACTTGGCCAAGGATCATGGGGAGAAGCCATCCGTGATCATGATTCTTCCGCTGGTATTCAGCGGCATTGCGATAGGGTTTTTCTTCTACGTCATAGTCCCATACTTGAAACTCCATGGATATTCCTATGTTGACATAGCCGTAATAGAGACTCTGTTTGCCGGTATCCAGGCCCTCGTCTTTTTCCTGCTGAACTTCGTCCGGAGGATTCGTGTAACCATATATGCACTTATTACGGCCATTATGAGTGCTTCGCCGTTGATACTGCTTGTTTCCCTCAGCATATACCTAATAATACCATTCGTTATCGTCATTGCAGTGGCTTCTGCCATAGGTTTTTCGAAGATACTTTCATATATATCGGCGACCACATCGCCCAATACGGGTGTTTTTTACTACGAGACATTTTACGCGATAGGTTTTGCCATAGGATCATCGGTGGGCGGTTCCCTGTTTGAATTAAACCACTCGATCTCCTATCTGATCTTCATAATGCCATTTGTCTATTCCTTTATCCTTGTTCCCAGAATGAAGCACAAGGTTCCTGATCTGGCATGCTGA
- the argF gene encoding ornithine carbamoyltransferase, giving the protein MSKRDILSVLDMEKDLSEIIDLSIELKKNRYRSYESLRNKVLGLIFEKPSTRTRTSLEVAIDQLGGHAVYLNPSEMQLGRGETISDTGHVLSRFLDAIAYRAYDHRNVVELARSTSIPVINALDDVEHPLQIVADFMTIKEKKGRFTNLKFSYIGDGNNMANSLMLGAAILGTDMYVASPKGFEPKQEFVEKARSIAKQHGSSITITNDPVEAARDADVIYTDVWISMGEESKKGEKEKAFKDFQINEKLVSNAKRDYIFMHCLPAHRGLEVTDGVADSINSVIFDEAENRLHSEKGVLYKLLSY; this is encoded by the coding sequence ATGAGCAAAAGGGATATACTCTCAGTGCTGGACATGGAAAAGGATCTGAGCGAAATAATCGATCTATCCATTGAGTTGAAGAAAAACAGATACAGAAGCTATGAATCGCTGAGAAATAAGGTTCTGGGCCTCATATTCGAGAAACCGAGCACGAGGACTAGGACGTCGCTGGAAGTTGCGATAGATCAGCTCGGTGGGCATGCTGTTTACCTGAACCCATCAGAGATGCAGTTGGGCAGGGGCGAAACCATATCAGATACCGGGCATGTACTTTCGAGATTTCTGGATGCCATAGCATACCGTGCTTACGACCACAGGAACGTGGTGGAACTAGCTAGAAGCACCAGCATACCGGTTATAAATGCGCTTGACGATGTGGAGCACCCGTTGCAGATAGTTGCCGATTTCATGACCATAAAGGAGAAGAAGGGGCGGTTCACAAACCTTAAATTTTCTTACATAGGCGACGGAAATAACATGGCAAATTCGTTGATGCTGGGGGCAGCAATACTTGGAACCGACATGTATGTAGCATCCCCAAAGGGGTTTGAGCCGAAGCAGGAGTTCGTTGAGAAGGCAAGAAGCATAGCGAAGCAGCATGGATCGTCCATCACCATAACAAACGATCCGGTAGAAGCAGCCAGGGATGCTGATGTCATATACACGGATGTCTGGATATCGATGGGCGAGGAATCAAAGAAGGGAGAAAAGGAAAAGGCCTTCAAGGATTTCCAGATAAATGAGAAGCTCGTGTCCAATGCCAAGAGGGATTACATATTCATGCACTGCCTTCCCGCACATCGCGGCCTAGAGGTCACCGATGGCGTTGCTGACAGCATAAACAGCGTTATATTTGATGAAGCTGAAAACAGGTTGCATTCGGAGAAGGGCGTTTTATACAAGCTTCTTTCCTACTGA
- the sucD gene encoding succinate--CoA ligase subunit alpha produces MVLINKNTKVIVQGITGHQGSFHTGEMLKFGTKVVAGIAPGKGGTKFADKVPIVNSVSEAMQYEPDATMISVPAPYVKDAAYEAIDNGLKIVYILTEHVPYQDTMEIVKEASLRGITVLGPNGPGITVPFESKIGIMPNHIFKEGDVAIASRSGTLTYEIVYAVTKAGMGESTVIGLGGDRVVGLTFIDVLKMFEKDEKTKRIVLVGEIGGNNEELAADYIKKHVKKKVVAYIAGRSAPPGKRMGHAGAIIERGVGTAESKLKAFAEAGVKVADYPQDIPKLLEE; encoded by the coding sequence ATGGTTCTGATAAATAAGAATACTAAGGTGATAGTTCAGGGCATTACCGGCCATCAGGGTTCTTTCCACACCGGTGAAATGCTCAAGTTTGGCACAAAAGTTGTTGCAGGAATTGCACCTGGCAAAGGCGGAACGAAGTTCGCCGATAAGGTGCCGATAGTGAATTCTGTTTCAGAGGCCATGCAGTATGAGCCAGATGCCACCATGATATCGGTACCGGCTCCATACGTCAAGGATGCGGCCTACGAAGCAATAGACAACGGGCTAAAGATAGTCTACATACTAACCGAACATGTCCCATACCAGGACACGATGGAAATAGTCAAAGAAGCTTCCCTGCGCGGCATAACCGTTCTTGGCCCCAACGGGCCTGGCATAACGGTGCCTTTCGAGAGCAAGATAGGCATAATGCCAAACCACATATTCAAGGAGGGCGATGTTGCCATAGCCTCAAGGAGCGGCACGCTGACCTACGAAATAGTGTACGCGGTTACGAAAGCAGGAATGGGAGAGAGCACCGTTATAGGCCTTGGTGGGGACCGTGTGGTCGGCCTGACGTTCATAGACGTGCTTAAGATGTTCGAGAAGGATGAAAAGACAAAGCGCATTGTTCTTGTAGGAGAGATCGGTGGAAACAACGAGGAACTGGCCGCCGATTACATAAAGAAGCACGTGAAGAAGAAGGTCGTTGCATACATAGCGGGCAGGAGTGCACCACCAGGCAAGAGGATGGGGCATGCAGGTGCAATAATAGAGCGTGGGGTCGGTACTGCCGAATCAAAGCTCAAGGCCTTCGCTGAGGCAGGCGTGAAGGTTGCAGATTATCCACAGGATATACCGAAGCTTCTGGAGGAGTGA
- a CDS encoding CRISPR-associated endonuclease Cas1, with translation MVRKNINTVGLDLSIGYLHEIAPSKHPLVYDLQELFRYVVDYSVIEILETKLKRSDFIITENYHIRLRLDTAKLLIEKIKNNFNKRYEFRNKQHTLENIIFENAREFSRYILGKTKTLDFKIPDIEISRNDTIDIKNRIISIDPEKRKALKINKSTLWYQQKKIKEDKTIKLYKKTRAKIE, from the coding sequence ATGGTAAGAAAAAATATCAACACAGTAGGCCTAGATTTATCAATAGGATATTTACATGAGATAGCACCGTCAAAGCATCCCCTTGTTTATGATCTACAGGAATTATTCAGATATGTTGTTGATTATTCTGTCATCGAAATATTGGAAACCAAGTTAAAGAGATCAGATTTCATAATCACTGAGAATTATCATATCCGTTTGAGACTTGATACGGCTAAATTGTTAATTGAAAAAATAAAGAACAATTTCAACAAGCGATATGAATTCAGGAATAAACAGCATACACTTGAGAACATAATCTTTGAGAATGCCAGGGAATTTAGTAGATACATCTTAGGAAAGACAAAAACACTAGATTTCAAGATACCTGATATTGAAATCTCAAGGAATGATACCATTGACATAAAGAACAGGATCATATCAATTGATCCTGAGAAACGGAAAGCCTTGAAGATAAACAAATCTACATTGTGGTATCAGCAAAAGAAGATTAAAGAAGACAAAACGATTAAACTTTATAAGAAGACAAGGGCGAAAATTGAATGA
- a CDS encoding ABC transporter substrate-binding protein translates to MLRNLLTIKKLVAVITVAIAALTVATAVYGPMQQSNLHINSFSATSNDNSSTLYLSPGPTPAFTDNFNPFDGVWLTPAGIMGLIYEPLLQINTYNGTVIPWLATGYSWNSNATILTMYLRHGVEFSNGLPFNASDVVYTFNEQKALFGEWGVIKNITAVNPYEVNFTFTSPNTEYLFYIGSNIIVPEQLFANSTDPLKEIVTNPIGTGPYVLQSFSPQKIVLTANPNYWQKGEPKIKTVVYVEYTSNSALTLAMQSGQVQWASVFAPNITTLFVSKNPQYNHYWFPQGQPVTLLLNDMVYPLNMSFFRQAISVAINRTAIMNIGEYGYEQPANAAGLLYQQLGELNSTNLALANKLATFNLTYAKQILADHGFIINSTTGRLTAPNGTPVPTLNLMSVAGYSDWDTDIALIANELNQLGLTVNLETPTQNTVSQDVTDGQYQMALYVDTGIGPNAWYDYSGLVGPVVKASSPAYVNPERWNATGTGFMQYFHNFTALTNTTQQDVYINKMASIMLQQMPIVYVVYSADWYEYVNSTIGGWPNAQNPFWIPMPWYPGPDEVVILHLYPKSGNVASGVNPLIYDIAAVVAIVVIVAAVAAVYIRNRRIKRQ, encoded by the coding sequence ATGTTAAGAAATCTCTTAACAATAAAGAAACTCGTTGCAGTTATAACTGTAGCGATCGCAGCTCTTACAGTAGCTACCGCAGTATACGGCCCTATGCAGCAGTCAAATTTGCACATCAACAGTTTTTCAGCAACCTCAAATGATAATTCATCTACTCTGTATCTTTCGCCAGGACCGACACCAGCGTTTACAGATAATTTCAATCCATTCGATGGAGTCTGGCTTACTCCTGCTGGCATAATGGGGCTAATTTATGAACCCTTGCTGCAGATAAATACATACAATGGTACCGTCATACCATGGCTCGCTACGGGATATTCTTGGAATTCAAATGCAACAATTCTGACGATGTATCTGAGGCATGGTGTTGAATTCAGTAATGGATTACCATTCAATGCGAGTGATGTTGTGTATACGTTTAACGAACAGAAGGCCCTTTTTGGTGAGTGGGGAGTGATAAAAAACATTACAGCCGTGAATCCATATGAGGTCAATTTCACCTTCACCTCACCCAACACCGAGTATCTGTTTTACATTGGTTCGAATATTATCGTACCGGAGCAACTCTTCGCTAACAGCACAGATCCCCTCAAGGAGATAGTTACGAACCCCATAGGAACGGGCCCATACGTTTTGCAGAGCTTTTCGCCGCAGAAGATAGTCCTCACAGCAAACCCGAATTACTGGCAGAAGGGTGAACCAAAGATAAAGACAGTGGTATATGTTGAGTATACAAGCAACAGTGCGCTGACATTGGCCATGCAGTCCGGTCAGGTCCAGTGGGCATCGGTATTTGCGCCGAACATAACAACGCTGTTCGTTTCCAAGAATCCGCAGTACAATCATTATTGGTTCCCGCAGGGCCAGCCAGTGACGCTTCTCCTAAACGACATGGTTTATCCCCTGAACATGTCCTTCTTCAGGCAGGCTATCAGTGTAGCCATTAACAGGACGGCCATAATGAACATCGGGGAATACGGCTATGAGCAGCCGGCCAATGCGGCAGGTTTACTTTATCAGCAGCTTGGAGAGCTGAACTCTACAAATCTAGCCCTTGCAAACAAACTGGCAACATTCAACCTGACCTATGCCAAGCAGATACTGGCAGACCATGGTTTTATCATAAATTCGACCACAGGAAGATTGACAGCACCTAACGGCACGCCTGTGCCTACTCTGAATCTTATGTCTGTTGCAGGTTATTCTGACTGGGATACAGATATAGCTCTGATAGCGAACGAACTTAACCAGCTGGGATTGACCGTGAATCTTGAAACGCCAACCCAGAATACGGTGTCTCAAGATGTGACAGATGGTCAGTATCAGATGGCGCTATATGTGGACACGGGTATAGGACCGAATGCATGGTACGACTACAGCGGACTCGTTGGTCCGGTTGTCAAAGCATCATCACCGGCCTATGTCAACCCTGAGAGATGGAACGCCACAGGTACCGGCTTCATGCAGTACTTCCATAATTTCACAGCGTTGACAAACACCACGCAGCAGGATGTTTACATAAATAAGATGGCTTCAATAATGCTCCAGCAGATGCCCATAGTGTACGTCGTGTATTCTGCAGACTGGTATGAATATGTCAACAGCACAATAGGAGGATGGCCAAACGCCCAGAATCCTTTCTGGATACCGATGCCATGGTATCCGGGGCCAGATGAAGTCGTCATACTGCATCTTTACCCTAAGAGCGGTAACGTGGCAAGCGGTGTAAACCCCTTGATTTACGATATAGCGGCGGTAGTGGCGATTGTTGTGATAGTGGCAGCTGTCGCAGCAGTGTACATAAGAAATAGGAGGATAAAGAGGCAATAG
- a CDS encoding HAD family hydrolase — protein MISTDTSIKLIAFDMDGVILRNRNSWEKALSGIYGAGGNRNYAFQSISRHGKKFHVPPGLELRSYIENSFDARDVTYDFHLMADFLSYTGIKSVIISAGVINYARKLSETYHLDDYVANDVMDYRGELKFIRHVDPDRKDLNLDLYLKKFGLKKCEAISIGDSLADYSMRKSSAFFIAFNPVDARLLSLADATAYNFSEVIHIIRAINNISRGESFGTPISD, from the coding sequence ATGATAAGCACAGATACGTCGATAAAGTTGATAGCATTCGATATGGACGGCGTTATACTTAGGAACAGAAATTCCTGGGAAAAAGCCCTTTCTGGCATTTACGGTGCTGGTGGCAACAGGAACTATGCGTTTCAGAGCATCTCAAGGCACGGGAAAAAGTTCCATGTTCCTCCAGGCCTTGAGCTACGATCGTATATTGAAAACAGTTTCGATGCTAGGGATGTAACCTACGATTTCCACCTGATGGCTGATTTTCTTTCATATACCGGCATAAAGTCAGTGATAATAAGCGCAGGCGTGATCAATTATGCCAGAAAATTGAGCGAGACATACCACTTAGATGATTATGTGGCCAATGACGTGATGGATTACAGGGGAGAACTCAAATTTATAAGGCATGTTGATCCTGACAGGAAGGATTTGAATCTTGATCTTTACTTGAAAAAATTCGGTCTGAAAAAATGCGAAGCAATATCTATAGGCGATTCCTTGGCTGACTATTCCATGCGGAAGAGCTCGGCGTTCTTCATCGCTTTCAATCCTGTGGATGCGAGGCTACTATCGCTGGCAGACGCCACGGCTTACAATTTCTCTGAGGTAATACACATAATAAGAGCAATTAACAATATCTCCCGTGGAGAGAGCTTTGGAACACCAATATCTGATTAG